The nucleotide sequence CTTGATTGCAAAAAATGGAAATGTCATCTATCGGAAAGCATTTGGTCAAGCGAATCTTGAATTAAACATTCCTATGAAACCAGAAAACATTTTTGAAATAGGTTCTATGACAAAGCAATTTACTGCTATTGCCATTTTAATGTTAGTAGAACAAGGTGAAATAGAATTGACAGATGAGATAACAAAATTTATCCCTGATTATCCAACAGATAATAAAAAAATAACTGTTCATCATTTATTAACACATACTTCTGGTATAAAAAGCTATACTAGGATGAAAGCTTTAAATGATATTGCAACAAAGGACCTTACACCAATGGAACTCATAGATTTCTTTAAAGATGAGCCGATGGATTTTAATCCAGGAGAAAAGTATAGATATAATAATTCTGGTTATGCCATTTTAGGATATATTATAGAATCTATATCTAAACAAAGCTATGCTAGCTTTATCGAAGAGCACATATTTAAAAAGCTAGATATGACCTCGTCATTATTTGCAAGCCACAGTAAGGTTATAAAAAATAGAGTTTCTGGATATCATAAAAAGGAAGATTATGTAAACACAAGACACATAAGTTTTTCATTACCATATGCTGCTGGTTCTTTAATGTCTAATGTAGACGATATGCTAAAATGGCAAGAAGGTCTTAATGATAATCGATTAGTTAGCAAAAGCACTATTGATAAAGCATTTACAAATTATGAATTAAACAATGGAGACTCTATAAATTATGGATATGGCTGGCATATTAAAGAACTAAACGGAACTCCAAGTAGAGAGCACGGTGGAAGTATATTTGGGTTTAAATCAATGGGTGTATATCTTCCTCTTGAGGATATATATGTTATAGGATTAAATAATTGTGATTGCAATTCACCTACAAAAATCACAAGAGAAATTGCTGGGTTAGTTAATGAGGAATTTGCTAAAAAAGAAAATAATAAAAATTAAAACTGCTTAGTATACGCAATTGATTAATGCGTGTTATGCCTTTGCAAGAATCCACTCTTAATGTAAACATTGTTTTTTACTTAATAATATAGTGTCTTGATTTTCAATGATTAAACTTCTAACTTTGCTTATCGTTTGATATAAGTCATTAAGACAATGTCATATCGTTTAAACAGTCTGCATATAGACAATAATGTTACATTTTCGATTTTCACTCGTCTACATATTAAATTAAAGTCAATAAGAATGTACAATTTATTAAAAAAGCCTCTTTACGCTTCGATTTTGGTAGTCATTATTGTTGCTTCGTCTGTATTTATTAAACTGGAACTTCGTTCATATTTGATAAATTTTCACATAACAGAACAACAAGCTAGATGGATTGGAGACATCATAATTAACTTCTCTCTCTTTGCTCTATTTTTTTATTTAATTAGAAAACTCTCTTTAGAAAAATTGGGTGGAATTAGTAATGAGAAATTAAAAAACAA is from Pontimicrobium sp. SW4 and encodes:
- a CDS encoding serine hydrolase domain-containing protein — protein: MKITSFLKCPLVTLALLVLLSLPTNAQTLEAKIDSLLFAKYESIAPGAAFLIAKNGNVIYRKAFGQANLELNIPMKPENIFEIGSMTKQFTAIAILMLVEQGEIELTDEITKFIPDYPTDNKKITVHHLLTHTSGIKSYTRMKALNDIATKDLTPMELIDFFKDEPMDFNPGEKYRYNNSGYAILGYIIESISKQSYASFIEEHIFKKLDMTSSLFASHSKVIKNRVSGYHKKEDYVNTRHISFSLPYAAGSLMSNVDDMLKWQEGLNDNRLVSKSTIDKAFTNYELNNGDSINYGYGWHIKELNGTPSREHGGSIFGFKSMGVYLPLEDIYVIGLNNCDCNSPTKITREIAGLVNEEFAKKENNKN